Proteins encoded in a region of the Phoenix dactylifera cultivar Barhee BC4 chromosome 3, palm_55x_up_171113_PBpolish2nd_filt_p, whole genome shotgun sequence genome:
- the LOC113462532 gene encoding putative cyclin-D7-1: protein MVESSSLELLCDEEPFLLTPAPSPVAAQRGQRYSCFPESPPLSYSNITDEERSQAFQDYILREHQYGPCVGYSKQLHHFAHLSTARTKAIRYIILVCSRLGLATGTAFNAVNYLDRFFSMNRPMRWEVWMTELLSVACLSIASKLDEVDVPSLHHLQTEDLDHRFQPSIVQQMELTVLKALDWRLSCVTPYSYVHLLTWRTHASQSARVTHLLLRALLDTTFVDFAASTVAVSAMRCVVQTDAHLSTLSRLIPVERMDDVDSCHKIMGRRIMGPQNKNDGPWSPVSVIPMR, encoded by the exons atggtgGAGAGCAGCAGTCTAGAGCTGCTGTGCGACGAAGAGCCGTTTCTTCTAACTCCCGCGCCTTCTCCGGTGGCAGCTCAACGCGGACAGCGCTACTCGTGTTTCCCTGAATCTCCTCCGCTATCCTACAGCAATATCACTGATGAAGAACGCAGCCAAGCCTTCCAGGATTACATCCTCAGGGAGCACCAGTATGGTCCATGCGTCGGGTACTCGAAGCAACTCCACCACTTCGCTCATCTATCAACTGCCCGAACCAAAGCCATAAGATACATCATCCTG GTTTGCAGCCGACTTGGTCTTGCCACTGGAACAGCATTTAACGCCGTCAACTATCTCGACCGCTTCTTCTCCATGAATCGTCCCATG AGATGGGAAGTTTGGATGACAGAGCTGCTGTCCGTTGCCTGCCTCTCAATTGCTTCCAAACTGGACGAGGTCGACGTCCCTTCCCTGCATCATCTCCAG ACGGaggatctggaccatcggtTCCAGCCGAGCATAGTCCAGCAGATGGAACTGACGGTCCTCAAGGCCCTGGACTGGCGTCTCTCCTGCGTCACCCCatactcctacgtccacttgCTGACGTGGCGCACCCACGCCTCCCAATCCGCTCGCGTCAcccacctcctcctccgcgCCCTATTAG ATACCACGTTCGTGGATTTCGCTGCGTCCACCGTCGCTGTATCAGCGATGAGGTGCGTCGTGCAGACCGATGCTCATCTCTCGACCCTCAGCCGTCTGATTCCGGTCGAACGCATG GATGACGTGGACAGCTGTCATAAGATCATGGGCCGACGCATCATGGGCCCACAAAACAAGAACGATGGCCCGTGGAGCCCGGTGTCCGTCATTCCCATGCGCTAG
- the LOC103704146 gene encoding uncharacterized protein LOC103704146 isoform X1, whose amino-acid sequence MFRVALRRAATKAPAQSPRELVLASTPVLRSYATNGPDGVSRQMIQYALGHARSHRSGDSYAQAMLVLEQGLSNFRGGGDEEAMGMLMLAMSTLHYERGRLRDAFEKLEMVRQLRRTSLALKVAAWEALIGLKLELGQDVPPSVLADDFSQLSRKSMEVSVPELRAKAIKGLADLVNGELQSAELLFEGLPDYNVREGQDQMGNVALSHGEFLHCTGSFSSAKNLYERALQISEGKDISNNLYLSSANMIPEEGLLGATCALGQLLSHLGKFQEAEELLTKALTKAENHFGSTHPKVGIVLTCIALMFKHKAKMESSSSILIQEGLYRRAIDLLKAPALDCEDAAVQVDGRDIVALARGGYAELLCIQQNRKEEGERMRKWAKTIWRNHRLSLAQALDFCEPPKAPVIDTRIGRVI is encoded by the exons ATGTTCCGAGTCGCGCTGAGGAGAGCAGCAACCAAAGCCCCAGCCCAGTCCCCAAGGGAGCTCGTACTCGCCTCGACGCCAGTCCTGAGGTCCTACGCGACCAACGGCCCAGATGGTGTTTCTCGCCAGATGATCCAGTACGCCCTCGGCCATGCTAGATCTCACAGATCAG GGGATTCGTATGCCCAAGCGATGCTCGTGCTGGAGCAAGGCCTGTCCAACTttcgaggaggaggagatgaggaGGCGATGGGAATGCTGATGCTCGCCATGTCGACTTTGCACTACGAGAG AGGGCGGCTTCGAGATGCCTTTGAGAAGCTCGAGATGGTTCGCCAGCTGAGGCGCACTTCTTTAGCTCTTAAAG TGGCAGCATGGGAAGCTTTGATCGGGCTGAAGTTGGAGCTGGGCCAG GATGTTCCTCCATCAGTGCTCGCAGATGATTTCTCTCAACTGTCGAGGAAAAGCATGGAAGTCAGCGTACCTGAATTGCGGGCTAAAGCCATCAAGGGACTTGCTGATCTTGTGAATGGGGAACTCCAATCAG CTGAGCTGCTCTTTGAGGGGCTTCCAGACTATAATGTGCGAGAGGGTCAAGATCAAATGG GAAATGTTGCTCTTTCTCATGGGGAATTTCTTCATTGCACTGGGAGCTTTTCATCGGCAAAGAACTTGTATGAGAGGGCGCTTCAGATATCAGAAGGAAAGGATATATCGAACAATTTGTATCTGTCTTCTGCCAACATGATCCCTGAAGAAGGTCTCCTGGGAGCTACATGTGCATTAGGCCAGCTATTGTCACATTTGGG GAAATTTCAAGAAGCGGAGGAGTTGCTGACCAAGGCACTAACTAAAGCTGAAAATCATTTTG GATCAACTCATCCGAAGGTTGGGATTGTGTTAACTTGCATAGCTCTTATGTTTAAACATAAAGCAAAGATGGAATCTTCAAGTTCTATATTGATCCAGGAG GGATTATATAGGAGGGCCATTGATTTGCTAAAAGCTCCAGCCTTGGATTGTGAAG ATGCTGCAGTACAGGTGGATGGAAGAGACATTGTTGCCCTTGCAAGAG GTGGATATGCAGAACTGTTATGCATTCAACAGAACAGAAAAGAAGAAGGTGAACGAATGAGAAAGTGGGCCAAGACTATTTGGAGGAACCACCGTTTATCTCTCGCCCAAGCGCTTGATTTTTGTGAACCGCCAAAAGCTCCTGTTATCGACACACGGATTGGTAGAGTTATATGA
- the LOC103704146 gene encoding uncharacterized protein LOC103704146 isoform X2 produces the protein MFRVALRRAATKAPAQSPRELVLASTPVLRSYATNGPDGVSRQMIQYALGHARSHRSGDSYAQAMLVLEQGLSNFRGGGDEEAMGMLMLAMSTLHYERGRLRDAFEKLEMVRQLRRTSLALKVAAWEALIGLKLELGQVVLADDFSQLSRKSMEVSVPELRAKAIKGLADLVNGELQSAELLFEGLPDYNVREGQDQMGNVALSHGEFLHCTGSFSSAKNLYERALQISEGKDISNNLYLSSANMIPEEGLLGATCALGQLLSHLGKFQEAEELLTKALTKAENHFGSTHPKVGIVLTCIALMFKHKAKMESSSSILIQEGLYRRAIDLLKAPALDCEDAAVQVDGRDIVALARGGYAELLCIQQNRKEEGERMRKWAKTIWRNHRLSLAQALDFCEPPKAPVIDTRIGRVI, from the exons ATGTTCCGAGTCGCGCTGAGGAGAGCAGCAACCAAAGCCCCAGCCCAGTCCCCAAGGGAGCTCGTACTCGCCTCGACGCCAGTCCTGAGGTCCTACGCGACCAACGGCCCAGATGGTGTTTCTCGCCAGATGATCCAGTACGCCCTCGGCCATGCTAGATCTCACAGATCAG GGGATTCGTATGCCCAAGCGATGCTCGTGCTGGAGCAAGGCCTGTCCAACTttcgaggaggaggagatgaggaGGCGATGGGAATGCTGATGCTCGCCATGTCGACTTTGCACTACGAGAG AGGGCGGCTTCGAGATGCCTTTGAGAAGCTCGAGATGGTTCGCCAGCTGAGGCGCACTTCTTTAGCTCTTAAAG TGGCAGCATGGGAAGCTTTGATCGGGCTGAAGTTGGAGCTGGGCCAGGTTG TGCTCGCAGATGATTTCTCTCAACTGTCGAGGAAAAGCATGGAAGTCAGCGTACCTGAATTGCGGGCTAAAGCCATCAAGGGACTTGCTGATCTTGTGAATGGGGAACTCCAATCAG CTGAGCTGCTCTTTGAGGGGCTTCCAGACTATAATGTGCGAGAGGGTCAAGATCAAATGG GAAATGTTGCTCTTTCTCATGGGGAATTTCTTCATTGCACTGGGAGCTTTTCATCGGCAAAGAACTTGTATGAGAGGGCGCTTCAGATATCAGAAGGAAAGGATATATCGAACAATTTGTATCTGTCTTCTGCCAACATGATCCCTGAAGAAGGTCTCCTGGGAGCTACATGTGCATTAGGCCAGCTATTGTCACATTTGGG GAAATTTCAAGAAGCGGAGGAGTTGCTGACCAAGGCACTAACTAAAGCTGAAAATCATTTTG GATCAACTCATCCGAAGGTTGGGATTGTGTTAACTTGCATAGCTCTTATGTTTAAACATAAAGCAAAGATGGAATCTTCAAGTTCTATATTGATCCAGGAG GGATTATATAGGAGGGCCATTGATTTGCTAAAAGCTCCAGCCTTGGATTGTGAAG ATGCTGCAGTACAGGTGGATGGAAGAGACATTGTTGCCCTTGCAAGAG GTGGATATGCAGAACTGTTATGCATTCAACAGAACAGAAAAGAAGAAGGTGAACGAATGAGAAAGTGGGCCAAGACTATTTGGAGGAACCACCGTTTATCTCTCGCCCAAGCGCTTGATTTTTGTGAACCGCCAAAAGCTCCTGTTATCGACACACGGATTGGTAGAGTTATATGA